In Musa acuminata AAA Group cultivar baxijiao chromosome BXJ3-9, Cavendish_Baxijiao_AAA, whole genome shotgun sequence, a single genomic region encodes these proteins:
- the LOC135649343 gene encoding glycerol-3-phosphate dehydrogenase [NAD(+)]-like, with product MAPAIEGKRPEVKSPMNTTCCNREEITPRYRVTVVGSGNWGSVAAKLIASNTVKLPIFHDEVRMWVFEEILPGGEKLSKAINQTNENVKYLPGIKLGKNVIADPDLENAVKEANMLVFVTPHQFVAGICKRLVGKIKPNTEAISLIKGMEVKMEGPCMISKLITDMLGINCCVLMGANIANEIAVEKFSEATIGYRQDKEVAQRWARLFCTPYFLVSVVQDVEGVELCGTLKNVVAIAAGLVDGMNMGNNTKAAIMRIGLREMRALSKLLFPSVRDSTFFESCGVADLITTCLGGRNRKVAEAFAKCGGKRSFDELEAELLGGQKLQGVSTAKEVYEILSHRGWQAIFPLFTTVHEICIGQLPSSAIVEYSEQATNFSIVEGLAQYC from the exons ATGGCTCCTGCCATCGAAGGAAAGCGGCCCGAGGTGAAGTCACCAATGAACACCACCTGCTGCAACCGGGAGGAGATCACTCCCCGGTACAGGGTCACGGTGGTCGGCAGCGGCAACTGGGGCAGCGTCGCCGCCAAACTCATCGCCTCCAACACCGTCAAGCTTCCCATCTTCCACG ATGAAGTACGGATGTGGGTGTTCGAAGAGATACTGCCTGGTGGAGAGAAGCTGTCCAAGGCGATCAATCAAACTAAT GAGAATGTAAAGTACCTTCCAGGCATAAAGCTCGGAAAGAATGTGATTGCGGATCCTGACCTTGAGAATGCAG TGAAAGAAGCAAACATGCTGGTCTTTGTAACTCCCCACCAGTTCGTTGCGGGCATATGCAAAAGGCTTGTAGGGAAAATAAAACCCAATACAGAGGCCATCTCTCTGATTAAGGGTATGGAGGTTAAAATGGAGGGGCCATGCATGATCTCGAAACTTATAACTGATATGCTTGGGATCAACTGTTGTGTTCTCATGGGTGCTAACATCGCTAATGAG ATTGCTGTTGAGAAGTTCAGCGAAGCGACAATTGGCTACAGACAAGATAAGGAGGTTGCACAAAGATGGGCTAGATTATTCTGCACCCCTTACTTTCTAGTATCTGTG GTACAGGATGTGGAAGGAGTAGAGCTCTGTGGGACTCTGAAGAATGTGGTTGCTATTGCAGCAG GTCTTGTGGATGGCATGAACATGGGAAATAACACAAAG GCAGCAATAATGAGGATTGGTTTAAGGGAGATGCGTGCACTTTCAAAACTGCTATTCCCTTCTGTTAGAGACAGCACCTTCTTTGAAAGCTGCGGTGTGGCCGATCTAATAACAACTTGTC TTGGAGGGAGAAACAGAAAAGTTGCCGAGGCTTTTGCAAAATGTGGTGGCAAAAG ATCATTTGATGAGCTAGAAGCAGAGCTATTAGGAGGCCAGAAGTTACAG GGTGTCTCCACAGCAAAAGAAGTTTATGAAATTCTGAGTCACCGGGGATGGCAAGCCATATTCCCACTTTTCACGACTGTACATGAGATCTGCATCGGTCAGCTCCCATCGTCAGCAATAGTCGAATACAGTGAGCAGGCGACAAATTTCTCCATTGTGGAAGGTCTTGCTCAGTACTGCTGA
- the LOC103996735 gene encoding BTB/POZ and TAZ domain-containing protein 2: protein MGASADRRNGCRRWHEVGNEHVPPTDVRIVTSDGQSIPAHSTVLASSSSVLERMLDRSRILHILGVPHDSVVAFVRLLYSSRSATSSREAKEEMERHGMALLALSHAYRVRWLKGRCEAGLAAWLSAARAMDVLKLARLCDAPRLHQRCLRLVAADFAAVQESEGWRFVQKRDPALELEVLQFVQETAQRRKRWKRERVDQAMYRQLSEAMNCLQHIYTEGCTDVWPHNSRRPDNPCMSFSTCEGLQLLIRHFATCGRKLQAATKTCTHCKRMWQLFRLHSSLCDQHASCRIPLCKQFKEKMQEEKVDKTWRLLVKKVATARVMSSLASRKVPQVVHKSWMRCRGTR from the exons ATGGGAGCTTCCGCTGACCGTCGAAATGGCTGCCGGCGATGGCACGAGGTCGGGAACGAGCACGTGCCTCCCACCGACGTCCGGATCGTGACCTCCGACGGCCAAAGCATCCCTGCTCATTCCACTGTTCTC GCTTCGTCTTCCTCCGTGTTGGAGCGGATGCTGGATCGTTCGCGGATCCTCCACATCCTCGGTGTCCCCCACGACTCTGTCGTCGCCTTCGTTCGGCTCCTCTACTCCTCCAG GAGTGCGACGTCGTCGAGAGAGGCGAAGGAAGAGATGGAGCGGCACGGCATGGCCCTGCTGGCGCTGTCGCACGCGTACCGCGTACGGTGGCTGAAGGGGCGGTGCGAGGCGGGCCTGGCGGCGTGGCTGAGCGCGGCGAGGGCGATGGACGTGCTGAAACTGGCGAGGCTGTGCGACGCGCCGCGGCTGCACCAGCGGTGTTTGAGGCTGGTGGCCGCGGACTTCGCGGCCGTGCAGGAGTCGGAGGGGTGGCGCTTCGTGCAGAAGCGTGATCCGGCCCTGGAGCTGGAGGTCCTCCAATTCGTGCAAGAAACAGCCCAG CGAAGGAAGcgatggaagagagagagagtggatcaGGCGATGTACAGGCAACTGAGCGAGGCGATGAACTGCCTGCAGCACATCTACACCGAAGGCTGCACCGACGTTTGGCCGCACAACAGCCGCCGCCCCGACAACCCTTGCATGAGTTTTAGTACGTGCGAGGGGCTGCAGCTCCTCATCCGCCACTTCGCCACCTGCGGCCGTAAGCTGCAGGCGGCCACCAAGACCTGCACGCACTGCAAGAGGATGTGGCAGCTCTTCCGCCTCCATTCCTCCCTCTGTGATCAGCATGCCTCCTGTAGAATCCCTCTCTGCAA GCAGTTCAAGGAGAAGATGCAGGAGGAGAAGGTAGACAAGACATGGAGACTTCTGGTGAAGAAGGTTGCTACTGCTAGGGTTATGTCTTCACTAGCCAGCAGGAAGGTGCCACAAGTAGTGCACAAGTCATGGATGAGATGTAGAGGAACAAGATAG
- the LOC135648302 gene encoding oxysterol-binding protein-related protein 1D-like isoform X1, which translates to MNPLCCIAPVSLERGDRGDPSQVGTLKAAKPPLGAESPSRSLSSKMLIQAPTIPSDSDAAARRGAADEAAAAAGLAEGGDAKSGSGNGAVAGVLWKWVNYGKGWRSRWFVLQDGVLSYYKVHGPDRVSVGPAACKAGVRVIGEESLRRVRKEQQWESGSFVGWGAANQWKPFGEVHLKVTSIRASKSDDKRLYIFTGTKTLHLRCDSREDRTAWIEALLSAKENFAHLLTINASEPSVEVTVSTDKLRGRLLQEGLSESTVKECESIMLSEISELQNQLKSLQQKHLILLDTLRQLETEKVELETTVIDETKEREAHLGLMNGRFSDFYSVISEGTATDSEADNESQGADAETDEDDGMYFDTRDFLSSESLRSASYRSREVMGNCCTGSTCCTESYFPDNIQDISTGVQMIEYPYVKRRNKLPEPKEKEKPVGLWSIIKENIGKDLSGVCLPVYFNEPLSSLQKCFEDLEHSYLVDRALEWGRLGNSLMRILHIAAFAVSGYASTEGRQCKPFNPLLGETYEADYPDKGLRFFSEKVSHHPMIVACHCEGRGWKFWGDSNLKGKFWGRSIQLDPIGILTLQFEDGETFQWTKVTTSIYNIIIGKIYCDHYGTMRIRGSGHYSCKLKFKEQSIIDRNPHQVHGFVQDNRTGNKVAMLIGKWDEAMYYVLGDPSTKPKGYDPMSEAVLLWEQDKSVTQTRYNLTPFAISLNELTPSLMEKLPPTDSRLRPDQRHLENGEYELANAEKLRLEQLQRQARKLQEKGWQPRWFRKDVEDDCYQYVGGYWEAREEGKWDGIPDIFGQGDTLLSTE; encoded by the exons ATGAATCCTCTGTGCTGCATTGCGCCCGTGTCGCTGGAGCGGGGCGACCGCGGGGACCCCTCCCAGGTGGGGACGCTCAAGGCGGCGAAGCCCCCGCTGGGGGCCGAGAGCCCCTCCAGGAGCTTGTCCAGCAAGATGCTGATTCAGGCCCCAACGATACCCTCGGACTCGGATGCCGCCGCGCGCCGCGGAGCGGCGGAtgaggctgcagctgcggcggggTTAGCGGAGGGTGGGGATGCCAAGAGTGGCAGTGGGAATGGGGCGGTGGCGGGGGTTCTTTGGAAGTGGGTGAACTACGGGAAAGGGTGGCGTTCGCGGTGGTTCGTGCTGCAGGACGGGGTGCTGTCGTACTACAAGGTTCATGGGCCGGATAGGGTATCGGTGGGGCCCGCAGCGTGCAAGGCTGGGGTGAGGGTCATCGGCGAGGAGTCGCTGAGACGGGTGAGGAAAGAGCAGCAGTGGGAGAGCGGTAGTTTCGTGGGTTGGGGGGCTGCAAACCAGTGGAAGCCATTTGGGGAGGTACACCTGAAG GTTACTTCAATTCGTGCTAGCAAATCAGATGACAAAAGGCTGTATATTTTTACTGGCACGAAAACTCTTCATCTACGGTGTGATTCTAGAGAAGATCGAACTGCATGGATTGAAGCTTTGTTGTCTGCCAAAGAGAATTTTGCGCATTTGCTGACAATTAATGCATCTGAACCTTCAGTAGAAGTTACTGTCTCGACTGACAAGCTGCGAGGAAGACTGTTGCAGGAAGGACTGAGTGAATCAACAGTGAAAGAATGTGAGTCTATTATGCTATCTGAAATCTCTGAGCTGCAGAATCAATTAAAGTCTCTGCAGCAGAAGCATCTTATTCTGCTTGACACATTAAGGCAGTTGGAG ACAGAGAAAGTTGAATTGGAAACTACAGTGATTGATGAAACAAAGGAACGTGAAGCACATCTTGGACTGATGAATGGAAGATTTAGCG ATTTCTATTCAGTTATATCAGAGGGAACAGCAACTGACTCTGAAGCTGATAATGAAAGTCAAGGGGCAGATGCAGAAACAGATGAAGATGATGGCATGTACTTTGATACTAGAGACTTCTTATCTTCCGAGTCACTTAGAAGTGCTTCGTATCGTAGTAGGGAAGTTATGGGTAATTGTTGCACTGGGTCAACATGTTGTACTGAATCCTACTTTCCCGACAATATTCAAGATATTAGTACAGGAGTTCAAATGATTGAGTATCCATATGTTAAGCGGAGGAACAAATTGCCTGAGCCCAAGGAAAAGGAGAAACCTGTTGGTTTGTGGTCAATAATCAAAGAGAATATTGGGAAGGATCTTTCTGGAGTCTGTCTTCCTGTTTACTTCAATGAGCCACTCTCTTCTCTGCAGAAATGCTTTGAGGATCTAGAACATTCTTACTTGGTGGATCGAGCGTTAGAATGGGGAAGGCTG GGAAACAGCCTGATGAGGATTCTTCACATTGCTGCTTTTGCTGTTTCTGGGTATGCTTCGACAGAAGGCCGACAGTGCAAACCCTTTAACCCTCTTCTTGGTGAGACATATGAAGCTGATTATCCAGACAAGGGCCTCCGCTTCTTCTCTGAGAAG GTGAGCCACCATCCAATGATTGTTGCTTGTCACTGTGAAGGTAGAGGATGGAAATTCTGGGGTGATTCCAATCTAAAAGGAAAGTTTTGGGGCCGATCTATTCAGCTTGATCCTATTGGGATCTTAACTCTTCAGTTTGAAGATGGAGAGACATTTCAGTGGACTAAAGTCACTACTTCAATATACAACATAATTATTGGAAAAATCTATTGTGACCACTATGGTACTATGCGAATAAGGGGCAGTGGCCATTACTCCTGCAAGCTCAAATTTAAAGAACAGTCCATCATTGATCGTAATCCCCATCAG GTGCATGGTTTTGTGCAAGATAATAGAACCGGTAACAAGGTAGCTATGTTGATAGGTAAGTGGGATGAGGCCATGTATTATGTGCTCGGAGACCCAAGTACAAAGCCAAAGGGTTATGATCCAATGTCAGAGGCTGTGCTGCTTTGGGAACAAGACAAGTCTGTAACACAAACACGATACAACCTCACACCATTTGCTATTTCATTAAATGAGTTGACACCATCCTTGATGGAGAAGTTGCCCCCAACTGACTCCCGCTTAAGGCCTGATCAGCGGCATTTAGAGAATGGTGAATATGAGCTGGCAAATGCAGAGAAACTCAGGCTGGAACAGTTGCAAAGACAG GCAAGGAAACTGCAAGAGAAGGGATGGCAACCAAGGTGGTTCAGAAAAGATGTGGAGGATGACTGTTACCAGTATGTGGGTGGATACTGGGAAGCAAGAGAGGAAGGAAAATGGGATGGAATTCCAGATATATTTGGTCAGGGTGACACTTTGTTGAGTACAGAGTAA
- the LOC135648302 gene encoding oxysterol-binding protein-related protein 1D-like isoform X2, producing the protein MIFQVTSIRASKSDDKRLYIFTGTKTLHLRCDSREDRTAWIEALLSAKENFAHLLTINASEPSVEVTVSTDKLRGRLLQEGLSESTVKECESIMLSEISELQNQLKSLQQKHLILLDTLRQLETEKVELETTVIDETKEREAHLGLMNGRFSDFYSVISEGTATDSEADNESQGADAETDEDDGMYFDTRDFLSSESLRSASYRSREVMGNCCTGSTCCTESYFPDNIQDISTGVQMIEYPYVKRRNKLPEPKEKEKPVGLWSIIKENIGKDLSGVCLPVYFNEPLSSLQKCFEDLEHSYLVDRALEWGRLGNSLMRILHIAAFAVSGYASTEGRQCKPFNPLLGETYEADYPDKGLRFFSEKVSHHPMIVACHCEGRGWKFWGDSNLKGKFWGRSIQLDPIGILTLQFEDGETFQWTKVTTSIYNIIIGKIYCDHYGTMRIRGSGHYSCKLKFKEQSIIDRNPHQVHGFVQDNRTGNKVAMLIGKWDEAMYYVLGDPSTKPKGYDPMSEAVLLWEQDKSVTQTRYNLTPFAISLNELTPSLMEKLPPTDSRLRPDQRHLENGEYELANAEKLRLEQLQRQARKLQEKGWQPRWFRKDVEDDCYQYVGGYWEAREEGKWDGIPDIFGQGDTLLSTE; encoded by the exons ATGATTTTTCAGGTTACTTCAATTCGTGCTAGCAAATCAGATGACAAAAGGCTGTATATTTTTACTGGCACGAAAACTCTTCATCTACGGTGTGATTCTAGAGAAGATCGAACTGCATGGATTGAAGCTTTGTTGTCTGCCAAAGAGAATTTTGCGCATTTGCTGACAATTAATGCATCTGAACCTTCAGTAGAAGTTACTGTCTCGACTGACAAGCTGCGAGGAAGACTGTTGCAGGAAGGACTGAGTGAATCAACAGTGAAAGAATGTGAGTCTATTATGCTATCTGAAATCTCTGAGCTGCAGAATCAATTAAAGTCTCTGCAGCAGAAGCATCTTATTCTGCTTGACACATTAAGGCAGTTGGAG ACAGAGAAAGTTGAATTGGAAACTACAGTGATTGATGAAACAAAGGAACGTGAAGCACATCTTGGACTGATGAATGGAAGATTTAGCG ATTTCTATTCAGTTATATCAGAGGGAACAGCAACTGACTCTGAAGCTGATAATGAAAGTCAAGGGGCAGATGCAGAAACAGATGAAGATGATGGCATGTACTTTGATACTAGAGACTTCTTATCTTCCGAGTCACTTAGAAGTGCTTCGTATCGTAGTAGGGAAGTTATGGGTAATTGTTGCACTGGGTCAACATGTTGTACTGAATCCTACTTTCCCGACAATATTCAAGATATTAGTACAGGAGTTCAAATGATTGAGTATCCATATGTTAAGCGGAGGAACAAATTGCCTGAGCCCAAGGAAAAGGAGAAACCTGTTGGTTTGTGGTCAATAATCAAAGAGAATATTGGGAAGGATCTTTCTGGAGTCTGTCTTCCTGTTTACTTCAATGAGCCACTCTCTTCTCTGCAGAAATGCTTTGAGGATCTAGAACATTCTTACTTGGTGGATCGAGCGTTAGAATGGGGAAGGCTG GGAAACAGCCTGATGAGGATTCTTCACATTGCTGCTTTTGCTGTTTCTGGGTATGCTTCGACAGAAGGCCGACAGTGCAAACCCTTTAACCCTCTTCTTGGTGAGACATATGAAGCTGATTATCCAGACAAGGGCCTCCGCTTCTTCTCTGAGAAG GTGAGCCACCATCCAATGATTGTTGCTTGTCACTGTGAAGGTAGAGGATGGAAATTCTGGGGTGATTCCAATCTAAAAGGAAAGTTTTGGGGCCGATCTATTCAGCTTGATCCTATTGGGATCTTAACTCTTCAGTTTGAAGATGGAGAGACATTTCAGTGGACTAAAGTCACTACTTCAATATACAACATAATTATTGGAAAAATCTATTGTGACCACTATGGTACTATGCGAATAAGGGGCAGTGGCCATTACTCCTGCAAGCTCAAATTTAAAGAACAGTCCATCATTGATCGTAATCCCCATCAG GTGCATGGTTTTGTGCAAGATAATAGAACCGGTAACAAGGTAGCTATGTTGATAGGTAAGTGGGATGAGGCCATGTATTATGTGCTCGGAGACCCAAGTACAAAGCCAAAGGGTTATGATCCAATGTCAGAGGCTGTGCTGCTTTGGGAACAAGACAAGTCTGTAACACAAACACGATACAACCTCACACCATTTGCTATTTCATTAAATGAGTTGACACCATCCTTGATGGAGAAGTTGCCCCCAACTGACTCCCGCTTAAGGCCTGATCAGCGGCATTTAGAGAATGGTGAATATGAGCTGGCAAATGCAGAGAAACTCAGGCTGGAACAGTTGCAAAGACAG GCAAGGAAACTGCAAGAGAAGGGATGGCAACCAAGGTGGTTCAGAAAAGATGTGGAGGATGACTGTTACCAGTATGTGGGTGGATACTGGGAAGCAAGAGAGGAAGGAAAATGGGATGGAATTCCAGATATATTTGGTCAGGGTGACACTTTGTTGAGTACAGAGTAA